Below is a genomic region from Impatiens glandulifera unplaced genomic scaffold, dImpGla2.1, whole genome shotgun sequence.
AAGTATTAAGATCAACCAATACAGATTACAGATTTAGATTTTCCTTCAACACCTAGAGGGCAAATAACAAAACTCAAATTTACtacaaaaaaattctaaatgaCTACTAAACTTTCATCTCAAAGATATACAATTAACAATCCTTGTATCTTATCTTTGTATCAAACAGAGCAATACTAGATGTAAAAATTGAGCATTTCCTTCTCTAAAATACAACATGTGTGCATGTATATAGAATATCATCAAAGAACACATTTAGTACTAGAAAATCGATTAGAGGGAACCTGGTAAGAAATTGCCTTGATGCTGCTGAAGTCGATTGTTGAAAAATAGTGAAGATCCTTAATCTTCATAGATCATAATGTCTGATGAGATTCAATAAGCAGAGCATTAAGCATTACATGAACAGCAGCATCATAAACACCTTGATTGTAATGCATCCCATCAACTGTACATAATCTCCCACATTTTTTACTCAGCAATTTAACATCGAGTAACAAAAGAGGGCCACCATATTCGCGCAGTAGTTTACTTCGATAAACTGCTTTCTCATAATCTAACAATGTGATATCGTTCatcttctctcttttctcctcCGTATTCAACATCGAGTTTATAAGCTCAGGCATCCCAATCCAGAATATGTGTGGGGATCTCGAAGAAACTGATCCTGAAGCAAATTCTGGAGAGAATGGTAACAATGAATTGACTGAATCCCTCAATAATACTAAACTAGCACCATAACTTGATGAATCTGTCATGTGGAGCATATGCCACAACCCTGCTCCCATCACAATCACATCAGGGTAAATTCTATTCCGTTTAAGATCAACCACAAAATCAGTTAGATTCGTCGAATAAGGAGCCCAAATGAAATCCAATTTGATCCCAATCGAATCTATTATGATCTGATAATTGCTATGTCGTTTAAACAAATCTAACCTAACGGAAACCATCTCATCCTGACCTAGAACCAAATTCAACAAAGAAATAGCAATCAATCGTGCCTGTGAATCGCCGGCAACAACTATCCATGATCCATTAAGTAGATCTGAAGCATCAGACCGACTTAATTTCTGAAATTCACAGGCGTCGATGAAAGAAGACTTTTCCCAATTCCAAGATGCGCTATTATTATTCGAAATATTCTGAGTATTGACTATGGAATTAACATCGTATACAATGTCGTGAAGCAAAGAAATACATGATTCGCGACTGTCTGTTGCGGAAATCGACGAAACTGACGAAACAAAACTGgtaattgaagaaaaataaggaGTTATATGAACACCTACCGCGAGGGTGATGAAGAGAGCTCCGCTGAAGAAGAGTACTTTATTTCGACTCAAATGCCATCCCGCTAATCCCATGGGTACAAATAAGACCACGCAGGCCGCCAACAGTCCAAGCTGGACGGCCCCTAACATTTCTCGTtctatataaacttataaaagcTGCAGTGAATCGCGGAAGCAGTCACATCCGAGAGAAAGTAGGGTTCCAGTGTGCGTATGTATGGATCAATTGCTCAAATCGAATGATTGATGATAAGATAGATAGATTACCTTGAGCGAATCACGGAAAGgagatgaatctacaaagaTCATTAGATGAATGTTTCAGCAGAGATGAATCATCGAAGATCATTAGAGAGAATATTTCGTTGATGAattcagagagagaaagaagagagatcCGACTGTGATGGTAACTGCACAACAGACGAAACTGAAATGATGAGCGACAACCGAACTATTTCttcatctatatttttttatttattttttttaaatttatttataaaattataatttaaaaaaaatattatttataaaaaatataatccaaattcatacttatattttattataaattaatgattaaaattaattctaatgATAATTCATACATcaagtttttttaattgaaaatgtgagtttttatcattaattcttcttatataaatttgaagacaaattatcattattaattaattaaccagCATCCAAAATGAGATTCagaagaagaaactcaaaataaatattttgttaggtGATTAATATGACTTTACTAATCGAGATTACAAAGTTGGATCGTGCACGCATTTATCATTTTTGCTTCATTTTacttttaagaaatttttttactattatttttgtcCGATTTTAAGAAATTTTTGCGGGTATAGTTATtctatattttctataaaaaaaatatttaattaaattatgtaaataattttttaaaaatattattatatatattttaatatattaatattttatattattattaaaaaataaatttaaaacactaataaaatgaaaaataaataaatatataggtgatattatatatttagaccATGTTTAGTATAAactataccaatagtgttttaatatggtgttttttacatttttactatTGGTATTAATTTATacccctatataatttatacttcatatttggtataaaatagtaACTAGTCCCCTAGGTACAAcactattcttatatatatcatttaatttttaatttctcattatactctttattaatattatataattattattatataatatattaaatatattttattaaattttaatattttattatatataatcatttttaatataaatatttttaaaattgttcaatattttaattaaaaaatatttatttatttttacaaaaataattttattaattattattttctaaatttacttatattataaataatatttttatttatatttattttattacaattattaatcatatttaaattaaataaacataatttatgtttatattataattaattttttaaattttaattaaattatattaattattaaataataacgaTACAATaccttataataataataaacaatattatttataatataaataaatataaataataataattttaaactatttatacaagttatactacatttttataatatataccaaacacaaaattataaaccatatacaacttatatcatttcttataattcataccaaacaacaataacctatacaa
It encodes:
- the LOC124918542 gene encoding protein ALTERED XYLOGLUCAN 9-like, coding for MLGAVQLGLLAACVVLFVPMGLAGWHLSRNKVLFFSGALFITLAVGVHITPYFSSITSFVSSVSSISATDSRESCISLLHDIVYDVNSIVNTQNISNNNSASWNWEKSSFIDACEFQKLSRSDASDLLNGSWIVVAGDSQARLIAISLLNLVLGQDEMVSVRLDLFKRHSNYQIIIDSIGIKLDFIWAPYSTNLTDFVVDLKRNRIYPDVIVMGAGLWHMLHMTDSSSYGASLVLLRDSVNSLLPFSPEFASGSVSSRSPHIFWIGMPELINSMLNTEEKREKMNDITLLDYEKAVYRSKLLREYGGPLLLLDVKLLSKKCGRLCTVDGMHYNQGVYDAAVHVMLNALLIESHQTL